The DNA region GTGAAGCAAATACTAATGCTCCTGTAATCATaaaaaataggaaataaaaagtggtcagaattattattattagaggaAATTAGTGAATTTAAAGATGTGTAAACTAAGAAAAGAATTGAAGATGAACCTGAGAAGGAGTCATAGGGCGTGTCGGAGATAAAATTAGCACAGCCAAAGTCGATGATCTTCACAGATGGTCGTTCATCTTTGAATGAAACCAGGATGTTGTCACGTTTTATATCGCTGTGGAACACGTTGTTGTGGTGCATGATGACGGCTGCATCGAGGACTTGTTTAATGATGCTCTGGAACAGAAAGAGACACAAGGGTTAGGGCAGGGTGGAAAACTCACTTTAGTTCTGGGGACAAAtctggaccagtttgaccttcagtgggccacagattacagGTTGGAAAATATGCAATTTACACATTActttgccctagtttgcacttacatataaatgatatgtaaagcaccGACAACATCCTTAATAAACCTCAAATTCTCTCTAAATGtcctccttttttttaaccattttttatttaatttgtagattttttGCAGCAATTTGGAGAGAAAAACATTggagttttttcaaaaaattgacattaaaaatgccttcatgtgatataaactaAGCCCTGATAATATTGTATAAGTAgcttaaatgtatgtgtttgaagaggcagagatatctacaacagcattagtttttagtcaattacacaataattcatgttttctatgtcattcttatttttcctgcaggccaaattggatgctttaaagggccagatttggcccccgggccttgagttggacacgTGTGTTAGGGGCAGTGAGGGGAGTGGTTCTTACCTTGGCGTCATGTTCCAGCATTGGTTCAGTTGCTGACGTGACAAAGTCCTCGAGATCCACGGCATCCTCAACATGTTCCATGACGATCAACAACTCATCGTCAAGTTCAATGGCCTCCTCAAAGCCAATGATGGCGGGGTTCAGCAGGCTGTTTTGGCCACACCCACCAGCCGCTTCCTTCATCAGCAGCACCTCATAAGCGCCTGACGTACATTGATTCAGGTtctaaagaaaacaaagagtttCTACAAACAGCCCCAAACCTGGAAATGTGAATGTCTGCTAACATTGATGAGAATACTTACATTCATCGACACATATGACACATTGTCCCGTGGAATGTGCTTTATCGCTACCTGCAGGACATAAAAACCAGCATGTAATGACAGCGTTGATGCTTTTTAAAGCCTGGAGTCACTGTGTGTCTAAACTTACAGGTTTGGAGTCAGACAGACGAACAGCTTTGAAAACACTCCCAAAACCACCACGACCTAGTACCTTCAGCTCCTTATAAGTGGCTTCAAAgtactctgaaaacacacacacacacattggttagaaaatgaaacaattcacacgttcagacaaaaacacacacactctctccaggtccgggggccaaatgtggccttTTAGATCATCTGATGTGGCCCAAAGGAGAAATGAATAATCACAAAATATGAATCGATGTGaagattattattgttgtttctaaatgtcatcattagtagatctatgtctaacaaaacacattattatgaaccattttagtttaa from Gouania willdenowi chromosome 20, fGouWil2.1, whole genome shotgun sequence includes:
- the LOC114454036 gene encoding serine/threonine-protein kinase pim-2-like, with translation MKFDQEQIIKSVQALISEKYKDAPIIQPSSCYTAVVVEVVLREAWTSGGSLMNQECSEDQPLEHLHLQQNHSHYFIVKVPDSEAPEMVEVETENEEGLQTRRGCKRKAGDHKVGKPKRKKVKVEEGLQTRRGCKRKAGDHNVRTPNKKKVKVEEGLQTREPFIRNKEYFEATYKELKVLGRGGFGSVFKAVRLSDSKPVAIKHIPRDNVSYVSMNNLNQCTSGAYEVLLMKEAAGGCGQNSLLNPAIIGFEEAIELDDELLIVMEHVEDAVDLEDFVTSATEPMLEHDAKSIIKQVLDAAVIMHHNNVFHSDIKRDNILVSFKDERPSVKIIDFGCANFISDTPYDSFSGSSSILFLEH